CCCACTGCCACCGGCCGCGCCGGCCGGTGGTCGTAAGGTGAGGCCCCTGGGCAGGTTGCAAACCGGCTAGCCAGTGAATGGGACGGTAAACTGGCTGTTGTCGCCGCGGCAGTCTGAGCCATCTCCTGCCTTAGCTAGCGAGTGGAGTTCTAAAAAATTCGCGCTTAAATTTGACCTACTGCCCCAAAACAGGCCTCTTTCCCTATGACCGCCGACGACCGCTTCAACCAACTCGAACCACTGCTCGTCGAAACCATCACCATCTTGGATCGGCACACCAGCCAGCTCAAGCAGCTGAATAACAACGTTGTTCAACTAAATGCAGCAGTAATTCAACAGGGTGACAATATTACTTTCCTATTGCGGGAACAATTAGTAATGAAGGCAGATATGGCCGAAATGAAAGCCGATATCACCGGCCTCAAAACCGATGTGACCGAAATAAAGGGCGACATTACCGGCCTTAAAACTGGCCAAGCCGAAACTAATAGCAAGCTCGACCAACTGCTGCAACTGCTGCAAAATCCGGGCAAATAGGCCGGCACCTTTTACTTGCCCACTCCCGCCGCGGGCAGCGCCGGAAACCGCACCGGGGCCCGGCGGTGGTGCGTGGCCTGCTCGTAGGCGTAGGCGTATTTTATCAGCGTCGGCTCGTCGAACGAGCGGCCCAGGAACTGGAGGCCGGCCGGCAGGTGGTCGTAGGTAAAGCCCATGGGCACGGTGAAGGCCGGCTGGCCGGTGTGCGGGGCAATGAGCTGGCTGTTGTCGCCGCGGTAGCCCTGGAAGTCGCCCACTTTGGCGGGCGGGTTGTTCCAGGTGGGGTACACCAGGGCCCCTACTTTGTAGCGGTCCATCACGGCCGTCACGGCGCGGCGGAAGGCGATGCGGCGCGGGTCGGTGTAGGCCTCGCCGCGGCCGGCGGTGCTGGCCGCGGGGCTCACGCCGTGGGCCAGCTCGTCTTGCAGGTTTTCCTTGATGTAGGCCGCGTACTTGCCCGAGGCCAGCACCTCGTCAATGTTTTTCACGGGCACGCCGGGGCCCTGGGCAGCCAGGTAGGCGTTCACGTCGTGCTTGAACACCGAGGCCCACTGGCCTTTGCTGACTTGGGCGAAGTCCGGAATTTCTACGTCTACCACCACGGCCCCGGCCCGGCGCAGGTCGGCCACGGCCTGCTCGAACACGGCCTTCACCTGCAGGTCGGGGTTACGCTCGCTTAGGGTGCGCAGCACGCCGATGCGGGCCCCCTTAAGTCCGTCTTTGATTAAGAATTGCTGGTAGCCGCCGGCCGGCACCTTGCCGGCGCTGTAGGCCGTGAGCGGGTCGGCCGGGTCGGGGCCGGCCATCACTTCGAGCAGGCGGGTGGCGTCGGCCACGGAGCGGGCCATGGGGCCCCCGGTGTCGTTGCGCAGGTACAGCGGCACGATGCCGGCGCGGCTCACCAGCCCCAGCGTGGGCCGAAACCCGACTAGGGCGTTGTGCGACGAGGGGCCCCGGATGGAGTTGCCGGTGTCGGTGCCCAGGCCCGCCGTGCCGAAGCTGGCCGCCACGGCCGCCGCCGTGCCCCCGCTGGAGCCCGCCGGCACGTGCGCCAGGTTGTAGGGGTTGCGGGTTTCGCCCGCCAGCGAGCTGATGGTCACCATCGGGCTGAAGGCCCACTCGGCCATGTTGGACTTGGCCAGCACGATGGCCCCGGCCGCTTTCAGGGCCCGCACCACCGTGGCATCGGTGGCGGGCGCGAAGCCCTTGAGGGCCAGCGAGCCGGCCGCGGTTTGCAGGCCGGCCGTGTTGTAGTTATCCTTCACAATCAGCGGAATGCAGTGCAACGGCCGCAGCTTGCCGGTGCGGCGGTATTCGGCATCTAGCTCCTTGGCGGCGGCCAGCGCGGCGGGGTTCGTTACGACAATGGCGTTGAGCTTGGTGGGCTGGTCGTAGGCGGCAATGCGGGCCTGGTACGCCCGCACGAGCTGCTCGCAGTTGCAGTCGCCCCGCTTTAGGGCCCCTTGCACGTCGGCAATCGAGGCTTCGGCCACCTCAAAGCGCGGGGCCTTGGCCTGGGCTTTTGGCTGGGCAGCTTGCTCGCAGCCGCTGCCCAGCACCGCGCCGAATAGAACCAGCAAAAAGAGCCGGCCGGACTTGAATAGCGTCATCATGGGGGAGGAAATCAGGCGGAGAAAATTAGCGCTTGGCGCGGAACGACCACGTGACGCGGAACACCGCCACCACATCGCCAGCTTCGTCAACGCCGGTGCTGGTGCACACTACGGTGCGGCCTTCGCCGGTGGCGCGGCTCTCGGCCACGGCCCGGGCAATGGCGGCCCCGTCGGGGCAGGTGAAGGCCACCAGACCCGTGGCTTTTTTAGTGAATTCGGCCGTCAGGCCCGTCACCAGCATCGACACGGGGGCCCCGGCTTGCACGTGCATCATGGCCTGCATGCCGCCGGCCAGCTCGCCCGCCATGGCCAGGCAGGCGAAGTAGATGCTGCGAAACGGGTTCTGGGTAAGGTATTTATACCGGATGGTAACCGTGGCCTGCGTCGGCGTCAGCGCGCGCAGGCGCAGGCCGGCCAGCCAGGCCATCGGTAATTTGCGCAGCATGAACAGCCGCAGCTTGGCCGGGCTGAGCACCTGGCGGCGGAAAGCAGCCGCCTGCGGGGCATCAGTGGAAACGGTGGGTTCGGGCATGGCGAGAAGAATGTGGAAGATGTGAGAAATGCGGAGATGTGAAGATTTTGGGGATAAAAGATAAGAGCACGAAAATCACAAGTACAACCGCCTCATTCCCAGATTTCTCACATCGTCCACATTCTCACATTTCCCCACATTCTTCACTTTTTCTTGGGGTGCACCGTCAGCTCCTGGTAGCCGAAGGTGGGGTCGGTTTCGCGCCGAAACTCCAGGTCCGGCAGCTCGGCCAGCACGATTTCGGCGGTGGTGTACACCCGGCAGCCGTCGAGCAGGTGGCCGCCCAGGGTGCGGCCCGTACTGTCGGCCACCGACAAATGCAGGTGCGAGCCGTTGGTGGAGAGCGTGCCCACGAGCGACACGATTTCGAAGTGGCCGCGGTACTCGGTGGGGCCCTCCTGGTTGGCCAGCCGCAGCGTGGCCACCGTGAGGCTGCCCACGCACGTGAGCAGGGCCCCCGCCCGCAGGTGCTGGGCCTGCACGAAGGCCAGGAGGCCCTGGCGCAGGTCGTCGCCGGGGCGCAGGCGCAGGGCGTAGGTTTTCAGCGAAGAAGACGGGACGGCGGACACGGCGGCGGCGGAAGGATGGCGCGGCAAGGACTGCGCCAGCGCGGGGCCGGCCAGTAGCCCGAGCAGCGGAAGGAGGAAGCGGGACACCCGGTAAAGTAACGGCATGCCGCGGGCATTGCCAGCCTCGGCCTGGGGCCCCGGCTGGCTCACTCGCCCGGGTAGCGCAGCCCAATTTCGCGCCGCACCGCGTCCAGCAACTCCATCAGCCCCAGGCTGAAGGCCAGCGGCAGCAGCGGGCTTTCGCGCAGGCCCTGGGCCAGGCACTGCTGCACGTGCGCCGCTTCGTAGTGGTAGCCGCCGCCCGCCGTGAGCGCGGGGTATTCCTGCGCTTCGGCCGCGCCCAGCAGCTGCACCCGCACCCCGGTGGGCGCGTGGAAGCGGCCCAGCAGTTGCAGCTGGCCCTTGGTGCCGTACAGCACGCAGCGGTTGTCGGTGGTAGCGGCGATGGTGGAGAATAAGGTGGCCGTGGCCCCGCTGGCGTAGGCCAAAGCCATGGCGCAGCTCAGGTCCACGCCGGTGCCGGTGGGCGTCGAGACGGCCCGCACGGCCGCCGGGGGCCCCAGAAAAAGCTGGCTGATGAAGAGCGGGTACACGCCGATATCGAGCAGGGAGCCACCGGCCAGCGCGGGGCTGAACAGCCGTCCTTCGGGCTCGTAAGGGTAAGGGGCCGCGAAGCCGAAGTCGGCCACCAGGTGCTTCACCTCGCCGATGACGCCCGACTGCACCAGCTCCAGGGCCTGGGCCACGGCGGGGAAAAAGCGCGTCCAAAACGCTTCCATCAGGAAAACGCCTTGTTCCTGCGCCACGCGCACCATTTCCTGGGCTTGGCCGGCGTTCTGGGCAAAGGCTTTTTCGCAGAGCACGGGCAGGCCGCCCCGCAGGCACAGCAGGGCGTGGGCGTGGTGCTCGGAGTGCGGCGTGGCCACGTACACGGCGTCGATGCCGGGCACCGCCAGCAGCTCCTCGTAGCTGCCCACGGCGTGGGGGGCCCCAAACTCGGCGGCAAAGGCCTCGGCTTTGGCCAGGCTGCGCGAAGCCACGGCGTGCAGCCGGGCCTGGGGCACGTGGGCCAGGTCTTCGGCAAATTTGCGGGCAATGCGGCCGGGACCCAGGATGGCCCAGTTGAAGGTGCGCATGAGAAATAGCGGGGTGGATGAGCGGCCGAAGGTAGGGCGGCTTTGAGAGGGAATTAAAAATGAGAAATTAAAAATCTGATAGCCAAATTTTTAATTCCTCATTTTTAATTTTTAACTGATGTTACGCACGGAGCAGTACGAGTTGCTGGTACATGGCTTTGAGGCCAACGGTATAGAGTTGGGCTTTGAGGCGAAAATGGCCGATGCCGCCTTTGAGCTTGAGCACTTCGAGCTTGGTGTAAGCCAACACGGCGGCAAAGAAATGGGTGGCCTGCGTGGCCAGGGTTTTGGTGGGCGATTTGCCCATGGAGGCATTCTGTTTGAGCGACTTATGGTATTCTTCCACTTTCCACCGTCTCTGGTAAATCGTGGTCAGTTGGGCCTGGTCCAGGTCGGTGTCGCTGCTGACCAGATACAGCATACCTTGGCTACCGTCTCGGTTTGTGAAGACTTGTCTGGTCACGAGCACCGCCTGCTGGACGGCCCGCAAATAGACGCGCAAGGGCTGCGTATCGGGGAACACCAGCGCCTGCACGGCCTGGAACTGGCCGGCGGCCCGCGCCTCGGCGCTCAGGGCCACGGTGCGGCTGCTTTCGAGGGCAAATACAAAGTGATGGCCCAGGGCCCGCACCAAGGCCATGTTCTCGGCCGAGGCGTACCAGCTGTCGGCCAGCAGGTAGCGGTAGGCCACCTGCTGCTGGGCCACGCGCAGCATCTGTTGCAGGTATTCGTTTTTAGTGAACGGGCTTTGGTAGCTGGTCTGCTGGGTCTTGGGGT
This genomic stretch from Hymenobacter sp. PAMC 26628 harbors:
- a CDS encoding amidase family protein; amino-acid sequence: MMTLFKSGRLFLLVLFGAVLGSGCEQAAQPKAQAKAPRFEVAEASIADVQGALKRGDCNCEQLVRAYQARIAAYDQPTKLNAIVVTNPAALAAAKELDAEYRRTGKLRPLHCIPLIVKDNYNTAGLQTAAGSLALKGFAPATDATVVRALKAAGAIVLAKSNMAEWAFSPMVTISSLAGETRNPYNLAHVPAGSSGGTAAAVAASFGTAGLGTDTGNSIRGPSSHNALVGFRPTLGLVSRAGIVPLYLRNDTGGPMARSVADATRLLEVMAGPDPADPLTAYSAGKVPAGGYQQFLIKDGLKGARIGVLRTLSERNPDLQVKAVFEQAVADLRRAGAVVVDVEIPDFAQVSKGQWASVFKHDVNAYLAAQGPGVPVKNIDEVLASGKYAAYIKENLQDELAHGVSPAASTAGRGEAYTDPRRIAFRRAVTAVMDRYKVGALVYPTWNNPPAKVGDFQGYRGDNSQLIAPHTGQPAFTVPMGFTYDHLPAGLQFLGRSFDEPTLIKYAYAYEQATHHRRAPVRFPALPAAGVGK
- a CDS encoding DUF4442 domain-containing protein, with translation MPEPTVSTDAPQAAAFRRQVLSPAKLRLFMLRKLPMAWLAGLRLRALTPTQATVTIRYKYLTQNPFRSIYFACLAMAGELAGGMQAMMHVQAGAPVSMLVTGLTAEFTKKATGLVAFTCPDGAAIARAVAESRATGEGRTVVCTSTGVDEAGDVVAVFRVTWSFRAKR
- a CDS encoding PPC domain-containing DNA-binding protein, with protein sequence MSRFLLPLLGLLAGPALAQSLPRHPSAAAVSAVPSSSLKTYALRLRPGDDLRQGLLAFVQAQHLRAGALLTCVGSLTVATLRLANQEGPTEYRGHFEIVSLVGTLSTNGSHLHLSVADSTGRTLGGHLLDGCRVYTTAEIVLAELPDLEFRRETDPTFGYQELTVHPKKK
- a CDS encoding Gfo/Idh/MocA family protein is translated as MRTFNWAILGPGRIARKFAEDLAHVPQARLHAVASRSLAKAEAFAAEFGAPHAVGSYEELLAVPGIDAVYVATPHSEHHAHALLCLRGGLPVLCEKAFAQNAGQAQEMVRVAQEQGVFLMEAFWTRFFPAVAQALELVQSGVIGEVKHLVADFGFAAPYPYEPEGRLFSPALAGGSLLDIGVYPLFISQLFLGPPAAVRAVSTPTGTGVDLSCAMALAYASGATATLFSTIAATTDNRCVLYGTKGQLQLLGRFHAPTGVRVQLLGAAEAQEYPALTAGGGYHYEAAHVQQCLAQGLRESPLLPLAFSLGLMELLDAVRREIGLRYPGE
- a CDS encoding IS701 family transposase produces the protein MMSCTLDLYTDYLLSSTGPTTATGLSRLLDGALSHDHITRWLSSTPCGSAQVWRQAKPLIRQAEAQRGAADFAVLIVDDSVLEKAHTDANELICTHWDHSQQRYVKGLNFVSLLYQAGDLALPIAVELVRKTVPVYHPKTQQTSYQSPFTKNEYLQQMLRVAQQQVAYRYLLADSWYASAENMALVRALGHHFVFALESSRTVALSAEARAAGQFQAVQALVFPDTQPLRVYLRAVQQAVLVTRQVFTNRDGSQGMLYLVSSDTDLDQAQLTTIYQRRWKVEEYHKSLKQNASMGKSPTKTLATQATHFFAAVLAYTKLEVLKLKGGIGHFRLKAQLYTVGLKAMYQQLVLLRA